A window of Chanodichthys erythropterus isolate Z2021 chromosome 16, ASM2448905v1, whole genome shotgun sequence genomic DNA:
TGCATTAGTAATGTGTTCcttaaaatgtttacaaatacattaaaggtttagttcacccaaaaatgaaaataatatcatttattacttaccctcatgccgttccacagttgtaagaccttcattcatcttcagaacacaaattaagatattttagttgaaatccgatggctcagcgaggcctgcattcacagcaatgacatttcctctctcaggaTCCATAAAggaactaaaaacatatttaaaatggttaacgcgagttcagtggttctaatattataaagcaacgagaatactttttgtgtgccaaaaaaacaaaataacgacttttcaacaatatgatgggccgatttcaaaacactgcttcagagctttgcGAACGAATTCAGTGATTTGGAGCCATTTGATAGAAGatcactgattcgatttgtaaagctctgaagcagtgttttgaaatcagccatcactatattgttgaaaagttgtattttgtttttttggcgcacaaaagtattctcgtcgctttataatattaaggtagaactactgaactcgcatgaacccttttaaatatgtttttagtacttttatggatctcgagagaggaaatgtcattgctttgaatgcaggtctcactgagccatcggatttaatcaaaaatatcttaatttgtgttccgaagatgaacgaaggtcttacgggtgtagaacgacatgagggtgagtaataaatgacatattttcattttagggtgaactaaccctttaagcatatCCCAGCATAACCACTGTCATAATGTTCAATATGTCAATTTCATGTATATGCAAATGTAAGTaggtgtgaaaaaaaaaaaaacattataaatactcatcacattgttaaaatacatgagttagggttaggggaaaTATTTCCTcctaaaaacaattattttactACTGGcttaaaaaatattgtacatcACATAGGTCTAAGGTTAATAAGATGTTTACAAAGCATAAAAACATCTATTTTTATGAgctaattaaacaataataattttgttatttaCAGTGACATTGAATGAAGAACTCACTATTTTTATGTAGTctattaatataataacaatGTAGAGACTTTTCAACGCAAATGTAAATTTATATGTGTAGTGAGGTTCGGGACTTGTCCGAAACGTCATCATCATTAAATGCATTATTCCAATTGGCTCACGTTAATATTAAACATTCGCCCAGGAACACTCAGGTACATGAGGTAAAATTAGAACAGCCTTCTGTCTGTACTGTGTTGACTTGTTTCATTCACTAATcttaacagccaatcagagttctcTCTCTCGCCCGACGCCGATTCTGCACAAGTACAGGTCTCTGCAGGACAATAATGATCAGTGGGTGAGGCCATAATGTTACCTGATTTGTGGGTAGGATTTAGGGGTACGGTCAGGTGaaggggatcattttcattgcaTGATATATAAACACCCACCAGATTGTAAACACCTATAAATATGGAAATGCCCACTTTTGTTCCACAGAGACCTCATACTCATTCTACATGCTGAATGACGGTGTCCGACTAGAGCCAATGGTGCAGATCACAGCGGGAAAACTCAAGTCAGCCGATGCTTAAATACGgtccgtcggcttggtgtgtcccCGGGctttaagcctagtcccagatgtttgagctgttttaactgaaagcaacttgcactgacatcacacaatatgtcagtgccattgttttgtcacaAGATGCACACCAGCAATGTTTTTTCAAAGGCACgcttataaaagctacttaaatgtcctaattaaactaaggcCTTATCCTGGTTTAATCTGatccctgtctgtgaaaccaggcccaaacacacacacacacacacacacacacaccatataAATATATCCAGTTCAAAACATCCTCGTGAATTATAAATTAAGGCAGTATGATGACGAGTCCTGTGTGAGCTGGACGGCCTCAGGTAGGACGCCCTGTGAGGTGGCCACCATCCTGATGCTGTTGCAGTGGGTCAGTTTCCTCTCGTACTGAAGCAGTTGCCTCCAGAAGCCTGCGTTTGGCCGGATGAAGGGCCGTGCAGCCAGAACCCGCTGATGAGCCTGAAGCAGTGAGACTCCCTCAAACCTCATGAGATACGCCATGATAAGAGACGGAGACCTGCTTCTACCGGCCGAGCAGAACACCAGCGAGCTTCCAGTGTGGTTCTGCTGGATCCGCTCAGCCACGCTGTCAAAGTGCTGGTCAAGAGGGGCGTGAGGACGGTCCTCCACTGGCACGCAAATGCATTTCACCCCCTCATACTCAGGGCAGGGATATTCAGCGCAGGCGTTCACCAGCAAAGTAACGCCTCTGTGGTCCAGCGCCGACTGATTCAGGGCCTCCACTCCACTCAGGTACAGAGTGGGAGTGATCTGAGAGATCATTGCCATGACTGCAATAAGGGATAAATAATGAGGgatatgaaatattatatattaaatactatATTTGAATGCCCCTCATgagatattataaatattatgtattatataatttcTAGAACTAATCTGAAATACATATAAGAATATTTCTCATACAAACTACTGTGATTATTCATATGATATACACAGAAAATGTTATCATGTACTCTTCCTAAAAAGAAAGCATTTGACATACAACAAATTTTTTTAACAACTAACTTTTGGGTTAAATTAATTAGGAATGCATTGATATTAAAATTTTGATTATCATAGAccaataactattttctatgatAGTTGATAAATCCTATaatactttaatttaatttaattaaaaataaaacataaaaaactacaaactaaTAGTTTGACTGTAGATGTTGTAACTGTTTTTTCACAAATTTTAACTAATCTTCTAATCTATTTTTTTGcaattatataaacatttttcattaaatattcCATATCTCTAAATAAATATAAGCTTATACAAAAgcatgtcatttaaaaaattagAAAAGTGAAGCATGTCCCAGGACTCATTCACATTAACCAATCTTTATCCtaaaatcataatcataaaAGAAAACATATGTTTAAAGCcttgttaaaataaatgcttgCGTTAATCAGAAAGTGTTAATCAGATATgctgttaatttattaaaaagtaaTGTCTCCACATAATATTTGATACATTTGCTTTAGTTACAACAACAATATAAAAccaattatttaattttggaAACAAGTTTATAAATATTAACACTATAAATGGGTTTTTATCAAATATTTAGTTGCCTTTATATTTTAGGAAGGTGGTCCCTCACAAGGGGGTCATGTTTTGGAGCTCcttagcatttaaaaaaaaaaaacaaaagtacaCAGGCCTACTATAGCATGTCACATTGACGGACACTGCTGTCTGTCAGTACTGTAAAATCATATCCAACAGACTGCTACTGTAGCGAGCAACAAGAGCCAGCATTTATTGACGTGCATAAGTGACAGCTGATAACTTTAACCATGGAAAAACGTAGTTTACCTCAGAGCTTCGAGGACTATGATTGCACTTCCACTCTGTCTTTCACTTGGCTTTGGAGTATGTTTGTCTATGGATCAACACAGCagctttattttgctgtagcaTTATAAACTGAACAGAAGCACAGGCACGTAACAATATCAGTTAAACCAAAAACGATTTTAGTAGCCTTACGACGCCTTGAATTGCTACCATAGAAATATTTCCCATAGGATAATACTGTGCATGACCTTCGCCATTATTTGCCACCACGGTATTTGTTTGTTGACGGACCTTAGCGCAGGAGCGCCCCCAGTGGACACATAGTagaaacttaaagggatagttcaacccaAAAAACCCAGCAGTCACCATTTACTCATCGAGTCTCTTCAAAccttagtgatttttttttttttttgtaaaagaaTATTTGTACTGTTATGCTCCGAAAAGGAAAGAGCAACATAatctttttgttttaaatcaatCTTTTCCCCCCTTTTTTTACGTTTGGGTTACTGGGTTAACACAAGAAACTCAAAATCAACAGATTTTGTCAGTTTCACTTACACTGCAAGGGAAAGTGACAATGAAACAGTTTATGCAATGCAAAAGTCAACAAGTTTTTACTGAAcactcatgaaaaaaaaaaacttaatgctTCTTGcatgtttaataatatatagTGAGCTGCCTTTATATTAAGTGAAAGGATAAAATAattggtaaaaaaataaaaaaataatctgacTGGAAAGAAACAAGATTTTCATTGTCATTTACACAATGagtgtgatacattttttcacaggcttaaagggatagttcactcaaaaatacaatttctgttatcatttacccagcctcaggttgttccaaacctgtatacatttctttgtactGCTAAATGcaaaagaagatgttttgaagaaagtttgtaacagGCCGCTTTGGGCCAACATTGACTTCcatggaagaagaaaaaaaatatatatatactatggaagtcaatggtggccCAAAGCGGCctgttacaaactttcttcaaaacatcttcttttgCGTTTAGCagtacaaagaaatgtatacaggtttggaacaaactgaggctgagtaaatgatgacgattttcatttttgggtgaacgatccCTTTAATAACACATCAAGTCACAGGTAACAAAAAAGGAGAAAGGAAGTTAATTTTTCAGAATATTGATTTAATCACACATACATGTCATGCAGTCcatccagaaaaaaaagtgtcatcaGTAATTTCATCCCCTCTCATGCTTTCCCCTTCAACCAGAATCTTCCAAAAACACCTTGTACTGTTGGAATGATCCAGTGCCTTTGTCCATTGGTGGAACTCTCTGTCAATCAGTCATGGAGTTACTATTACACAGTAATAAAAAATTAGctatttatttaaagttttcatTAAATGTGTGGCATTCCCCATGAACATCAATTAATTATCCTTCATGCACTGAAAAGGGGAGAATTTAGGGCTAATAACACAACTGCGCTCTTAATGGTCCTTGTGACGTCGCTTACAGGTATAAAACACCCAGAAAGCAATAATGATACTGAAGGTTGTCATGTCCTGTAATCCACAATTCATAAGCTTTCTTTTTACAATATCAGGAGTGTAAAGtctaaacaaaaacatttaaggCTAGCTTGAATGATGATCCAAATTCCTTCCACATCCTTATAAGGAGATAGAGTTCAAAGCAAGCAACCCATTTCTGCAATGTCCTCTTGTAGATACAAGTTAAGGTTTGAAACAAGCAAGCCCATACCATCATTCTGCTAAACTGATTGGTTGATCAGTAACAGTGGCAGAGCAAACAAGCAATGATGTCTCATGAGGACTTTTACAGACATTAACTGACCACAACATTCAAatccaaaacattaaaatacataGTTATGTATTGAGGATACAGGCAGAAAAagtatgaataataataataatacacagaGTAATCTTAAATATAGACATTAATAACTATTCAAATAAGAATTTCCATACGTGGGAAAAGTAGGACAGGACAACCttcatttgttttgttaaaaaacaacaccaaaagcaaacatttgcCTTTGCAACCGCATGTTTAAATTGAGATGCTTACAGCATTAGCCTGCTGTGTAAGTCTACAATCCTCTCCACCTTCCCCTTTAGAACCATTAGTTACTACAGAAAGTAAAAACCATGCTTTTTCAGATCTGAATCTGTTCAGAGTACTTTCACACAGGAATATCTGAGTTTGTAGTGATACAGGTGATCTGCTGACGAGCACGCTTGCATATTCTCTATTCGGGTATTTTTCTATTCAAGCTTGCTGCAGTAGACGCTTGACCCGTATAAAGTGAAGCCAGGAGCGAGGGCTTTCGCAGTTATCAGGCAGTAGTTTTAACAGAGGTTACAGGTGTGCAGAGAGCAGCTGAGGCCTGCGGATGTTTGGACAGATTACAGCTGATAGCACAGGCTTCTGGGTCGTGGTCAATTGTTCACTTTGCTTACGTTTATTTCTTGATTTCCTTTTTTATATCATGTTTGGTGCATGTGTGAGtgcaatatttataaaataatttgctTTGGAGtcgaaaaaaacaacaacaatgggGAGTGGAACTGTACAGCCATGAATTTCGATTGGGATGTCCTCCCATGTGCACCTGCAGGAGGGATTATGTTAATGGAATGACATTTCCATGAAGACTTCTTGCATTCTCGCAGCTTCGGtagtgagggaaaaaaaactcATCTTCAGCTAAAAAGAGACAAGAAAAGAAGGCAGTGAGAAAGCtggatgaaatatttttttatactcCAAAATCCCTCTGTGCCTATGAGGCCATCCAAACtgtactttattttagtgttaaaAGGTACCCTATGCAACTTTTacttcaaaattaacaaaatttaaatgcGTCATCAATCCTTCTTCTAACACGTTTTTGTCTTAACCTGATTCACTATGGTTTATATTTTTAGGACGGTTTTCAAGGGAATTTGCATACAATTTCTTATCATATCCGTAAATAGAGAAACGTTGCTCTGACTACTTTGATCCATGTATGGTGTGGGAGTGTATAGATTTGTTAGTTGTGAGAGGTTCACATGGAATGTGCTAACTCTCCAACCTCTGGGGAATCACatgtttaaatacaaaaaaagggAGTCTGCTGGGGAAAAGAGAATGCTACAgagcttgtaataaaacaagaaccaACATTGGCTTGGCCAAAGTCTcattcaaggaaagtctgttcactttGTGGCCATATTTGACCAAATTCTATCTACCTGAATGGGGGAATcttgaaatctcaaaaactgcttgccaaactcacaattaaataacatatttaaaaatcaaCATCAAAGTCTGACAAGTTACATAgtgtagggctgcaacgattaatcgcgattaatcgtttgcaaaataaaagtctgtgtttacgtaatatatatgtgtgtgttctgtgtataataattatttatatataaatacacacacattcatgtatatatttaagaaaaatgttatatttatatataaaatatttatgtttatatgtaatataaaatatatataaatatatatatttataatacatgcatatatttataaactttatacctgtatgtgtgtgtatttatatatacataattattatacacagaacacatacatatatattacgtaaacacagacttttattttgcaaacgattaatcgttgcagccctaacATAGTGTACCTTCAACAttagtaaatgcactgtaaaacaaacatgaaaaactaTAGTGTTATCAACAaacattaacaaacattaattaaatgctgtaaaaattatattactcGAATATGGTATTTTAGTGTATTGGCAAAAGTAAAAGTGGAAAAACTGtagaattaatttttttatttttttttatttttcaatactcattaaggccggaacacaccaagccgatgcaGACAAACTAGTGatgacgaaagcagactgcggggttggctcatgtCGACAGCTTCTTTGTCCAAAGTTGTCCTGACACACCGAGCCGACGCTCGACACCCGACAGTCAAGTAGCACGTCATTCTGCGTCTGCGCAAGTTGAAATGTCTTTccatgccagcaggtggcagtagctgaacggccaatcagaatgatcagaatGCCCGACGGACCAACGTgctccaacgccgattcaacatttcgaatcggccaaaaaaatgccgacgaggaccaacttcagccaacaGTGCGGAACACACTGGGAAAACTTATTCGGccgacaaacaaaaactgcccgacggctgaccgtcggcttggtgtgttctggcctttatCTGGAGTGTTCTCTAGGTGGAATATTTGGCTAATAACCAAATCAAATCTGCTGGTTTTGAACCAGGAACCATTAACATCACTGGCTGTGGCAGGATAACATCAtcacaaaattattattaataaatatagttattattgtaattatatttatataataaataatctattgttttatttattaattattgttaGACATTATTCTTAAGTGAATTAAACTGTCAAAATATGTTTCAAAACCTGCCTGTTACAATAGAGGTGGGTCagaaaagcatcaaataaaatgcaaatgtgCTGCCATTATGGTCTTCCTACAAACAAAAGCTACAGAATCTCTTAAAAACTGTACGAACCTCTTCTCTTGTTTAGCGCCCCCTCTGATAGGCATAGGTTGGCTGTTCTGGTAGAGGACACCACCCCCTCCACGTAGCACGTTGGGGTGTGTGGGAGAAGCTACAGGTTGCTGTCCAGGCCTGATGGGTTTAGCTACAACCAAAGAATAGAGGGCAAATCGTGAAACAAAACATCACAGTTactaaaattaactttttttatttttataagccCAAATTATAGACACCAgacattaattttattattaaggtAAATTGTGTGTTTAAGCGTGCAGTCACCTATCTGTGCGGAGTGTCCTCTACGGGCCATGTTTTTGGCTCTCACAGCCTCTTTAATGCGGTCCACCTCCTGTTGGTAGCGCTTGCGGTCACGGGCTGCGTTCTCTTTGGCCTCTTTGAGTGCCGACTCCAGAGCCTTCACACGCTCTGCTGTCGCCCGCAGACGCTTCTCCAGTTTAGGAAGCTCACAACGCAGGTCAGCATTATCACGCACCAGCTAAAGAATAAAGACAGACAACATTTCTTTGTCATTCTTTGTCATCTTTAGTAAATTATGTAAGTTGTTTTAAAAGCACAGTTGACTATATATAGAGTaagataattatatttatataaaaaaaaaaaaaaggaaatcttTAAGTAAGAGTTTATACATTTCAACCCGTGAGAATCATATTAAGGGGAACTTTCTGGTTTGGATTTACCTGTTTGTGGACCTTAGTGAGTTGCTCTAGATTGTTCTCCAGGAAAGAGATCTTCTGCTTCTGAGCAGCACTGCCACCAGTTTCATCAGAGTCCATTTCTGCACTCTACACACAATAAACAAAAACCCTTCTATTAAACAGCCACCAAGTCCAAGTCAACTGCTTAGTAGAAAACTCAATATATGGATTTACAATCGACCCTAAATGGCAGAATTAAGTTAACTTTCAAAAAGATACACACAGCAGACATGAAAACTAAAGGATGACAGATCCACTCCCACCTTTTTAACACGAGTAGCCAGATCTTGAACAAACAATTTCCTGAGGTTGTGGAGAGTCTGCAGCTCCTTGGCCTTAAATAGgtgaaaaacagcaatatttaaatgtacatactACATGATGTAATTAAAACAGTCTTCTGTTTTCTCCCTCTAGAGCTGAAATGTGGAATAGTACTCACCACAGTCTCCTCCAAGCCTTTCAGATCCTGTCTGGCCTGTTCCCTGCGGTCCTGCATCAAACTGTAATGCACACAAAACCATTAAAACAGCTGATCAATAAAGACATGCAATTCATGCACACCTCTAATTTAATAtacacttaatataaatacacaccGCAAGTGTATTTATGCTTTGTGCAATATTCCGGCTTAGCTCTTCAGATGTACAACAGAAACGAGAAATTTGGCTCATATACAAGGTTTTATCAGCTCAACCTCTACAACGAGGAAGATGAACAGAACTGACTGTGCGTTACATACGTGAGCTCATGTAGTTTGCGGCTCTTCTCCTGGTCAGTGGATTTGAGTTTTTCATGTTCCACCCTCAAACGCTCCTGTTCCAGCATGATCTTCTGATTCAGACTagagagagggaaagagaaTTTATTAGCTACTGCTGTATTAttatcagggcttgacattaactttttgactttgacattaatttttttgctcaccagccactgtggctagtggttttccaaagcgttttgaaatcacccatcactagatattgtcgaataaagtcgctattttgttatttttggtgcacaaaaagtattctcgtcgctttataatattaaagttgaaccactgtagtcacatgaactgttttaaaaatgttttcagtacctttctgggcattgaaaaaagTGTTATtactggctatgcaggccttacggagccatcggatttgatcaaaaataacttaattttgttttctgaagatgaacgaaggtcttacaggcatggaataacatgagggtgagtaattaatgacagaatttcatttttgggtgaagtaaccctttaactttGATGTGATGCTATAGATTAGTTCTGACGGTATCATAAATCTGGATATCAGTGAGTATATTTACATGcactttaaaagtttaattttgaACTTAAATTGCTTTATTTTGACTGAATTGTGTGCATCGTACTCTTGTAGATCAGTGATGAGTTTCTCTTTGGTTTCCAACTCGTCTCTCAGGCTGCTGATCTGTTTCTGATGGGCCTCCCGGTGACTCTGGATCTGCTTCTCAACCGCCTcctaaacacacaaaaacactcatattaaaataaaaataaaaatccaaaCTAAACAAGCCCATTTGTATGTGTGCATTTCTTACCTTCACCTCATTGGCACTCTGAATCTCACTCTCTTTCTCCATTGCATGGACTTTTTCTGTTGCCACAAAGACACAATCACAAAacattagaagcacagaaaattACAGCCAGTTTTGAAAAGCACATTTATATGCATAATCATTATCTGTATAAGTCTTTGTATACCCTGTGCACTGATTTTGACCAGCTCCTCATTAAGGGAGTCCACATTCTCTTCCAGCTGTCTCTTCTTCTGCTCTACGTTCTGCAGATACTCTGTCAGAGATTTAATTTTCGCCTCGTGCTGCAAAACAAACATCTATTtgttaatataaagtgtttatTTCTTCATATCTTTATTGTTTAGTAGATTATAGTGCAAATATAAGAAATAAGTGAGTTTTTAGTAGGCAGTACCCAGCAGAGGAGTGTGAAACCGTACCTGAGAGATGCGTAACTGGCATGCCGCAAGCTCCTTTTCCGTTTCATCCACCTTCTTGTTGCTCTCAGACTGTGTGTTTTCCAACTGCTTGCAACGTTTGACCATTGATTTGACTTCTGACTTCATCTTACTGATATAGAGTCTGGCTACAGTGAACTCTTCATCTATAAGACCACTGCCT
This region includes:
- the LOC137003233 gene encoding dual specificity protein phosphatase 14, which codes for MAMISQITPTLYLSGVEALNQSALDHRGVTLLVNACAEYPCPEYEGVKCICVPVEDRPHAPLDQHFDSVAERIQQNHTGSSLVFCSAGRSRSPSLIMAYLMRFEGVSLLQAHQRVLAARPFIRPNAGFWRQLLQYERKLTHCNSIRMVATSQGVLPEAVQLTQDSSSYCLNL